TTTCTGTCCAAGCGGCCGACCCGGCCCCTGCCGCCCCTGCGGAAAAATCCGCCGAAGAAAAACCGGCCGAGCGCCAACCACTGCTTGAGCGTAGTCAGGAAGAGGCCGCAGCACTGGAACGTAAAGTCCCGGCGCAAGAACAGCAACAACTTCAAGCCGGCAGCGACACTTTCCTCGCCTTGTGGAAACCGGCCAACACCGCCGAACCGAAAGGCGCGGTGATTATCGTCCCCGGCGCTGGCGAAACCGCTGACTGGCCGCAAGCAATTGGTCCATTGCGACGCAAATTGCCGAACGCCGAATGGAGCAGCCTGAGTATCACCTTGCCCGATCTGCAAAGCGATGCCATCGCTCCACGCGTCATTGAAGCCGTTGCCGCGCCGAAAGCCCCCGAAACTGGCAGCAAGGACGCCACCACCGCGCAGCCGATCGAACAGGCAGCAGGCGGTGAGGCCGAAGTCGCCGATCAGGTGGTTGCCGAAACGACTGAAGAACAAGCCAAAGCCGATGCCGAACGCATCTTCGCGCGCATCGATGCCGCCATTGCCTACGCCGAACAGCAAAGTGCGCGGCGCATTGTCGTGCTGGGTCATGGAACCGGCGCGTATTGGGCTGCGCGTTTCTTGAACGAGAGGCAAACGGCACAGGTGGAGAAATTCGTCATGGTCGACGCGCAAGCACCGGCCAAGGCCAAACCGCCGCTGGCGGAGCTGACACCAACGCTGAAGCTGCCGACGGCTGATATTTTCTACATGGACAAACCGCTGGATCGCAACGCGGCGCTGGAACGCATGCAGGCGAGCAAGCGCTTGAAAACGTCGGCGTTCAGCCAGGTGGCGCTCAAGGCATTGCCGGATAACAAGGCTGAGCAGGAGCAACTGTTCCGTCGCGTGCGAGGCTGGTTGAATCCGCAGAACACGGACTGACCCAAAAGCCAAACATCGCAGCCTTCGGCAGCTCCTACATGGGCTTGATGTACACCCTGCAGGAACTGCCGAAGGCTCGGGCCGCGATCGGACGATCTCTTGATCTTAAAACCGCCTATCGAAAATCCCGCCGCTCACGAATCAACGTATAGGCGTTGTGCAACTCGCGGGTTTTATCGGTCGCCTCTCGCACCTGCATCGGCGTCGCACCACTGCCGGCAATCTTGTCCGGGTGATGACGGCTGAGCAGACGTCGGTAAGCCCGTTTGATCTGCGCCGGTTCGCTGCTCGCCGACACGCCGAGCAGGCGCATCGCCTCCTGATAGCTTACCGCCGCGCTGACGATGGGCCGTTTGCCGGGCTCGTAATCACTGGCCAACGCCTGCACTTGATGCGTCGTCCAGCCCAGCCATTTACCCCATTGCGCCAACAATTCCCGCTCGCTGACGCCGGCACGACCATCGGCCCAGACCATCCGCCAACACGCGCGCAACACGCCTTCGGCCGCATGCGGCTGCGCACTCAAACGCCGCAGATAACCGCGAAGATTATCGCCCCCGGACTTGCCGCGATTGAACGCCGCAATCGCTCGGCGCGTCGCCGGTTCGCTCATCTCCAGCGCGCGCATCTCGTTGCGCGCCTGCTGGATGTGCCCGTCCATGACCCGTCCGTCACTCTTGGCCAGACGCCCGAGCAACACGAACAATAGTTCGTCGTTGCGCAGCATCGGCCGACCACCGAGTTTCTCCCGCAGATGTCCCCAGCTCTGCAAATGCAGACGCCGATCCAGCGCCTGCCCCAACAAAGCCCCAAGCATGGCCCCCGGAATGCTGGCAATCGCAAAACCCGCTCCGGCTCCAATCAGAGTCCCTGGCCACAACATGTCAGCGACTCGCTTCTATCAAGGTTTCAGCTTCGGCCAGACGCTCATGCGTACCGACATCCACCCAATGACCTTTCAGGCGCTCGCCCGTCACCTGCCCATCCGCCATGGCCTTGCGCAGCAGCGGTGCCAGTTTGAAAGCGCCGTCGGCGCAGCCGTCGAACAGTTGCGGATGGATGACGGCGATGCCGCTGTAGGTCAGGGTGGCGGCAGTCGGCTGGCCGTCGATGACCTGACCGTCTACCAAAGAAAAATCCCCTGTCGGGTGATGCGCCGGATTATCCGCCAGCACCAGATGCGCCAGACCGGTGATCGGCTGGTGCAGCACGCTGAAATCGTAATCGGTCCAGATATCACCGTTCACCACCAGGAACGCATCGTCGCCGAGCAATGGCAGCGCACGGAAAATCCCGCCGCCGGTTTCCAGCGGCTCGCCTTCCGGCGAGTACTGGATGCTCAGACCAAACTGCGAACCGTCGCCCAGGTAATCCTCGATCTGCTGACCGAGCCAGGCGTGGTTGATCACAATCTCGCTGAAACCGGCTGCCGCGAGGGCGCGCAGGTGATATTCGATCAATGGCACACCGCCGGCACGCACCAGCGGTTTCGGCGTAGTCAGGGTCAGCGGGCGCATGCGCTCGCCTTTGCCTGCCGCCAGAATCATTGCTTTCATGCCGTCGCTCCACCACGCAGGCTGGTGAACAGCGCTTGCAGTTCGGCCAGCTCAGGACGACGGGCGATCACTGCTTCTATATAGGAGAAGAAGCGCGGTACGTCGGCGAGGTAACGCGGTTTGCCATCCCGATGGCAGATGCGCGCGAAAATGCCGATGACTTTCAAATGACGCTGCACGCCCATCAAATCGCTGGCGCGCAGGAAGTCTTCAACGTCTGCCTGCACCGGGATGTTCAGGGCCGAGGCTTGCTGCCAGTAGCTTTCCAGCCAGCCACGTACGCGTTCTTCAGGCCAACTGAGGAAAGCGTCCTTGAACAGACAGGTCACGTCGTAGGTCACCGGACCGTAGACCGCATCCTGGAAATCCAGCACGCCGGGATTGGGCTCGCTGAGCATCAGGTTGCGCGGCATGTAGTCGCGGTGCACCAGCACTTTCGGCTGGGCCAGGGCGCTGTCGATCAACAGGTCGCTGACGTGTTGCCACTGTTGCTGTTGGGTCGAATCGAATTCGATACCCAATTCACGCTTCACGTACCACTCGGGGAACAGTTCCAGTTCGCGACGCAGTAATGCAACGTCGTAACTCGGTAACGGTGCGACCATCGGCAACTGCTGAAAAGCCAGCAGCGCTTGCAGTGCATCGCTGAACAATGCGTCGGCATTTTCGCCATCAATCACGTCCAGATAGGTCTTGTTGCCCAGGTCATTGAGCAAAAGAAATCCGCGTTCGAGGTCTTCGGCATAAATTTTCGGCACATTTATTCCGGATTTCGCCAGCAAAAAGGCGATATCCACGAACGGTTTGCAGTTTTCCTGGGGGGGTGGCGCGTCCATTACGACGAAGCTGCGACCCGCGCCTTCCCAACGGAAGTAACGTCGAAAACTCGCGTCGCTGCTGGCCGCGGTCAACGTGGCCGGGGGCACGGCGCCCCAGCCTTGATCTGCAAACAGGATTGCCAACTGCTCATCGAGCCAAACTTTCAGGTGTTGCAAGCGTACATCTTGGTCAGGCATTGCAAGGGTCTCCGACGGCGCTAGCCGTCAAGCGGGTCATGCTTTATTATCCAGCATCTTTTTCAGACCATCGAGAGGCGTGCGGCCCACACCGCGGGCAGATGGCACGCAGGAAGCCCGGACTAATAAGATGGCATTGAAATCCCCCGCGTTTCGTAAAAAATTTCCGTTGTTGGTAACCGGCAGTCTGCTGGCTATGCAACCTCTGGCCAGTCAATTCGTTGTTGCCGCCGAGCAGTATGACTGCTCCGTCTCGGCTTCGGGTGGTTGGGACTGTGCGCCCAAGACGTCGGCGGCTGCATTGCCACCGCGTCCAGTGCATGACGGCAGTGCCGTCAGCGCCACCGGCGAAGCCCCGAGCGACAATGGTTCGGTTGCCGACACTGGCGCCAAGCCAGCGCTGGTCACCGAAGCCAAAGGCCGTGGTTTGAAATCCCGTAGCGAAGACTTCAGTCACCTCGACTGGGTCCCGCGCGAGAAGCTCACCGCCGCCCAATTGGCCGAGACGGGTCCTTACTGCTCTGGTGCTTATATCGAACCGATTCGTCCTGGCATGAATGACAAGACGAATAAA
The sequence above is drawn from the Pseudomonas sp. FP2196 genome and encodes:
- a CDS encoding aminoglycoside phosphotransferase family protein — its product is MPDQDVRLQHLKVWLDEQLAILFADQGWGAVPPATLTAASSDASFRRYFRWEGAGRSFVVMDAPPPQENCKPFVDIAFLLAKSGINVPKIYAEDLERGFLLLNDLGNKTYLDVIDGENADALFSDALQALLAFQQLPMVAPLPSYDVALLRRELELFPEWYVKRELGIEFDSTQQQQWQHVSDLLIDSALAQPKVLVHRDYMPRNLMLSEPNPGVLDFQDAVYGPVTYDVTCLFKDAFLSWPEERVRGWLESYWQQASALNIPVQADVEDFLRASDLMGVQRHLKVIGIFARICHRDGKPRYLADVPRFFSYIEAVIARRPELAELQALFTSLRGGATA
- the murU gene encoding N-acetylmuramate alpha-1-phosphate uridylyltransferase MurU, yielding MKAMILAAGKGERMRPLTLTTPKPLVRAGGVPLIEYHLRALAAAGFSEIVINHAWLGQQIEDYLGDGSQFGLSIQYSPEGEPLETGGGIFRALPLLGDDAFLVVNGDIWTDYDFSVLHQPITGLAHLVLADNPAHHPTGDFSLVDGQVIDGQPTAATLTYSGIAVIHPQLFDGCADGAFKLAPLLRKAMADGQVTGERLKGHWVDVGTHERLAEAETLIEASR
- a CDS encoding DnaJ domain-containing protein, which encodes MLWPGTLIGAGAGFAIASIPGAMLGALLGQALDRRLHLQSWGHLREKLGGRPMLRNDELLFVLLGRLAKSDGRVMDGHIQQARNEMRALEMSEPATRRAIAAFNRGKSGGDNLRGYLRRLSAQPHAAEGVLRACWRMVWADGRAGVSERELLAQWGKWLGWTTHQVQALASDYEPGKRPIVSAAVSYQEAMRLLGVSASSEPAQIKRAYRRLLSRHHPDKIAGSGATPMQVREATDKTRELHNAYTLIRERRDFR
- a CDS encoding alpha/beta hydrolase family protein; translated protein: MPSVYRLAMPALCLSLILPCAFSVQAADPAPAAPAEKSAEEKPAERQPLLERSQEEAAALERKVPAQEQQQLQAGSDTFLALWKPANTAEPKGAVIIVPGAGETADWPQAIGPLRRKLPNAEWSSLSITLPDLQSDAIAPRVIEAVAAPKAPETGSKDATTAQPIEQAAGGEAEVADQVVAETTEEQAKADAERIFARIDAAIAYAEQQSARRIVVLGHGTGAYWAARFLNERQTAQVEKFVMVDAQAPAKAKPPLAELTPTLKLPTADIFYMDKPLDRNAALERMQASKRLKTSAFSQVALKALPDNKAEQEQLFRRVRGWLNPQNTD